A section of the Acidimicrobiales bacterium genome encodes:
- a CDS encoding sigma factor-like helix-turn-helix DNA-binding protein, translating to MDDPRDDAGLFAAIYPSLRAFAAVTGPVDVEPDDLVQEAVARTLRTHRLVDLDDAGAYLRRAIVNLAANRRRSLARFRVAFARLDRVDEGQAPQYDSDWQDLLRLDPHDRALLFIVEVEGGTYAEAASTLGITEQAARTRAARARRRLRAEVEGARNE from the coding sequence TTGGACGACCCAAGAGACGACGCGGGGCTGTTCGCCGCCATCTATCCATCGCTGCGGGCGTTCGCCGCGGTCACCGGGCCTGTCGACGTTGAGCCCGACGACCTCGTGCAGGAGGCCGTCGCCCGCACCCTGCGCACCCACCGCCTCGTCGACCTCGACGACGCCGGCGCCTACCTGCGCCGCGCCATCGTGAACCTCGCCGCCAACCGGCGCCGGTCGCTGGCGCGCTTCCGCGTCGCGTTCGCCCGCCTCGACCGCGTCGACGAAGGCCAGGCGCCGCAGTACGACAGCGACTGGCAAGACCTGCTGCGCCTTGACCCGCACGATCGCGCCCTGCTGTTCATCGTCGAGGTCGAGGGCGGCACCTACGCCGAAGCCGCCAGCACGCTCGGCATCACCGAGCAGGCGGCGCGCACGCGCGCGGCGCGTGCGCGCCGGCGCTTGCGCGCCGAAGTCGAAGGAGCACGCAATGAGTGA
- a CDS encoding dual specificity protein phosphatase family protein, with amino-acid sequence MSWLSERSRNGGIDEVPLPDPSWGRLWLCGKHFVGPDPEGALARTQAAAIVCLNEGYELSERYPDYVEWLVANRGGRAVWAPWPDMHAPPVEDFAAFLDTLKARLTQGEGLIVHCGAGIGRAGTTATALLMDLGLSLRDALSAVRAARPAAGPQTAEQDALLEQYASRLGR; translated from the coding sequence ATGTCCTGGCTTTCCGAACGGTCGCGCAACGGCGGCATCGACGAGGTGCCTTTGCCCGACCCGTCGTGGGGCCGGCTGTGGCTGTGCGGCAAGCACTTCGTCGGCCCTGACCCCGAAGGGGCGCTGGCCCGCACGCAGGCGGCCGCCATCGTGTGCCTCAACGAGGGCTACGAGTTGTCGGAGCGCTACCCCGACTACGTCGAGTGGTTGGTGGCCAATCGCGGCGGCCGTGCCGTTTGGGCGCCGTGGCCGGACATGCACGCGCCGCCGGTGGAGGACTTCGCTGCGTTTCTCGACACGCTGAAGGCGCGACTGACGCAGGGCGAGGGCCTCATCGTCCACTGCGGCGCCGGTATCGGCCGCGCCGGCACCACGGCCACCGCGCTGCTGATGGACCTCGGGCTGTCGCTGCGCGACGCGCTCAGTGCGGTGCGCGCCGCGCGGCCGGCAGCGGGTCCGCAGACGGCTGAGCAGGACGCGCTGCTCGAGCAGTACGCGTCTCGGCTCGGTCGCTGA